The following coding sequences lie in one Nitratireductor mangrovi genomic window:
- a CDS encoding NAD(P)/FAD-dependent oxidoreductase yields MVIIGASHAGVQAAASLRQAGWQDKITLIGEETEQPYHRPPLSKAFLTGEKSAEQLSLRGEAFFRDQEIIWLSGVRAERLDPRARKVTTSAGVVGYDRLILATGSRARVLAVPGAELEGVLSLRDIADARRLKSAIGAGGEIVIVGGGYIGLEVAATAAKAGRKVTVLESQAELLTRSAPSEIANSLAQYHRQHGVELRFGVTIEAIEGDAGTVRGVRLAGGERLPADLVLVGIGGIANAELAMEAGLELSAGGIFVDGQTQGNADGLYAIGDCATYRNPFTDSVMRLESVQNAVDQARAAAAHIASQPAPPDTVPWFWSDQYDVKLQIAGIAPSGCRMILRGAPDNNAWSLVCLDGERLAACFSINRPADHMAARRLIAARALIDPHAATDPDIPLLKAVAASPLRPAAE; encoded by the coding sequence GTGGTCATCATCGGGGCATCCCACGCAGGTGTGCAGGCCGCGGCATCGCTCCGCCAGGCCGGCTGGCAGGACAAGATCACCCTGATCGGCGAGGAAACCGAACAGCCCTATCATCGCCCGCCTTTGTCCAAGGCGTTCTTGACCGGCGAGAAAAGCGCCGAGCAATTGTCTCTACGCGGCGAAGCCTTTTTCCGCGATCAGGAGATCATCTGGCTTTCCGGCGTCCGCGCCGAACGGCTCGATCCACGAGCGCGCAAGGTCACGACATCAGCCGGCGTCGTCGGCTACGACAGGCTGATCCTCGCCACTGGCTCGCGTGCCCGTGTCCTTGCCGTCCCCGGGGCCGAACTTGAAGGCGTCTTGTCGCTGCGCGACATCGCCGATGCCCGCCGGCTGAAGTCGGCCATTGGCGCCGGCGGCGAAATCGTCATTGTCGGTGGCGGCTATATCGGCCTTGAAGTCGCTGCCACCGCAGCGAAGGCGGGGCGCAAGGTTACCGTCCTGGAGTCTCAGGCCGAACTCCTCACCCGCTCCGCGCCGAGCGAGATCGCGAACTCTCTCGCGCAATATCACCGCCAGCACGGCGTTGAACTACGCTTCGGCGTCACGATCGAGGCCATCGAGGGCGATGCAGGCACCGTGCGCGGCGTGCGCCTTGCCGGCGGCGAACGGCTACCGGCAGACCTGGTCCTTGTCGGCATCGGCGGCATCGCCAACGCCGAACTTGCCATGGAGGCGGGGCTTGAACTGTCGGCAGGTGGCATCTTCGTCGACGGTCAAACGCAAGGCAATGCCGACGGTCTCTACGCAATCGGCGACTGCGCCACTTATCGCAACCCCTTCACCGATAGCGTAATGCGGCTTGAATCCGTCCAGAACGCTGTCGACCAGGCCAGGGCTGCGGCGGCCCACATTGCAAGCCAACCCGCACCGCCCGATACGGTTCCCTGGTTCTGGAGCGACCAGTACGACGTCAAGCTCCAGATCGCAGGCATCGCGCCGTCAGGCTGCCGTATGATCCTCCGAGGCGCCCCTGACAACAATGCGTGGTCGTTGGTCTGCCTCGACGGCGAACGTCTTGCCGCCTGTTTTTCCATCAACCGGCCGGCCGACCACATGGCCGCGCGCAGACTGATCGCGGCCCGCGCCCTGATCGATCCGCATGCCGCCACCGACCCCGACATCCCGCTCTTGAAGGCGGTCGCAGCATCGCCGTTGCGGCCCGCCGCCGAGTAG
- a CDS encoding TRAP transporter small permease — protein MNGLVTIFRVATNALAILAGAILLAVAIAISIDVTLRACCSSAIHGLTDMTEHGIAAVTFMAAPWVLMKNAHVAVDLVTMALPTPIRRHVATVVNLFGAAASAIFFWYVLQALLTAFGRGSMVRGIIVVPEWLTFVAPSLCMLLVAFGFLLRIGQETKTHEAAGL, from the coding sequence GTGAACGGACTGGTGACGATCTTTCGCGTCGCAACGAACGCGCTCGCCATTCTGGCGGGCGCGATCCTTTTGGCCGTGGCGATTGCGATCAGCATCGACGTGACGCTGCGCGCCTGCTGTTCCAGCGCCATCCATGGCCTGACCGACATGACAGAACACGGGATCGCCGCCGTGACCTTCATGGCCGCGCCCTGGGTTCTGATGAAGAACGCCCATGTCGCCGTTGATCTTGTTACCATGGCGTTGCCCACTCCAATTCGCCGACACGTAGCGACGGTCGTGAACCTGTTTGGGGCAGCGGCGTCGGCAATCTTCTTCTGGTATGTGCTGCAGGCGCTGCTGACGGCCTTCGGACGTGGATCGATGGTGCGCGGCATCATCGTCGTCCCGGAATGGCTGACCTTCGTAGCGCCAAGCCTTTGCATGCTGCTGGTGGCGTTCGGCTTCCTGCTGCGTATTGGTCAGGAAACCAAGACGCATGAAGCGGCAGGGCTTTAG
- a CDS encoding tetratricopeptide repeat protein gives MITRKVGEEVSFIDLTGWRGVDVNQDLLPGDLLRTNAHGHLAVLFADRTQVRLGRNTTMLIKAIGAAADTLLQLQSGTVWGRAERGGVGLTLETPAASAAIRGTDWTLTVDGDGKTSLIVLEGLVELSNPYGSVSVAQGEAAVASIGQAPTKLVIVDPDDREQMLFYLSLRRSFGWMPASTLPQAGQREERARIEALPDDARSAEDRVLLAETALAVEGIAGTAEALARARQSARTEAQQARLDLVAALLAGAEQRFDEAAQLFAKAAPRLDPERRAIALYGGYFARALAFPDRVESPPRLAGSGPRAALAAAWTAGFLENIDAAIAVIAEAERRFPDDPTLPAVRAQLALLLDDREQVHEAIERALALDPEEPTALEARANYRAGIEGDLDGALADLQNAAEISPGTTSIWNAMGIVEMTRGAEREAEAALRRAIALDPHDPVTRANLAILLLDQDRIEEARQEIDEAFANDPSFDVGLVARGRYHLQAGNRTKAVEDLLAASTANPAYSQALLLLAAAHFENGNREAGEQALENAERLDPNDPVTSMLATAIAIDGYQSDRAIAEAQKALARSKARGGHFASPRANRDAGSLLNSAFRLQGLDAWGRYYGDAVFDPFAGASLVDQAVAGTVNPFASDLRFGDGPVEPAPGAYAFSSLFQGLMMAPEILSGRSLSTNLLRRPFIEGAIGGGYADNAGEPGWLGTFEVQSFTTTPVPWSLYANIEVSDNDEFRERFAPGTDVPYVGFGYEDRIAKGTAYLTARPTPYDRVVTFLDYRDRRESLLDALVLVDSPFLPFDAIAYDRRLETEAVTGGIGWSHTLGYRNVFNAAVFGAHLDQTSREAADLALLPFIIGTRELAASTAQDTYLAAINHTYGHEDLTWRYGIEGGSLRQRRVEVDTEELIFLPPVTTIESRELDLRFGRAYVDLVHEPRPDLKLEAALFATLLDGALEIQRLEPRFGVAWAPTDGHWLRAGFLRETEAASTLTLAPIGLLGLQAGNPALDIGGYSDTIALRWDAEWHPRIFTTIDYQHQELHGLSIPVPGSIVPIDAADGFDRGRIDRVAATANVHLGAGFGLFGTVAWTDSSNETPGGPAGPLPFVPTYAARTGITYVHPANVKATIAASYVGERVGDAAGTVLDGYWTTDAFLTWEGLDKRFVLELAGYNLFDESFEVATSLPGWGRTFVGTFKVRF, from the coding sequence ACGGACATCTTGCCGTGCTTTTCGCTGATCGAACGCAGGTACGCCTCGGACGCAACACGACCATGCTGATAAAGGCGATCGGGGCGGCCGCCGATACGCTGCTTCAGCTCCAGTCCGGAACGGTGTGGGGCCGGGCCGAACGTGGCGGGGTTGGCCTGACACTGGAAACCCCGGCCGCGTCCGCTGCCATTCGCGGCACCGACTGGACACTCACCGTCGACGGCGACGGCAAGACATCTCTGATCGTGCTGGAGGGCCTGGTCGAGCTTTCCAATCCGTATGGCTCGGTCAGCGTCGCCCAGGGCGAAGCGGCCGTCGCCTCGATCGGGCAGGCGCCGACCAAGCTGGTGATCGTCGACCCCGACGACCGCGAGCAGATGCTCTTTTATCTGTCGCTGCGGCGCTCCTTCGGCTGGATGCCGGCCTCGACGCTGCCGCAAGCGGGGCAGCGGGAGGAGCGGGCGCGGATCGAAGCCCTTCCAGACGATGCGCGCAGTGCAGAGGATCGCGTGTTGCTCGCCGAAACCGCACTGGCCGTCGAAGGAATCGCCGGGACAGCGGAAGCGCTCGCCCGCGCCCGCCAATCAGCGCGGACGGAGGCGCAGCAGGCGCGGCTTGATCTCGTTGCGGCGCTGCTCGCAGGAGCGGAACAGCGCTTCGATGAGGCGGCACAGCTGTTCGCCAAGGCGGCGCCGCGACTTGATCCGGAGCGGCGCGCCATTGCTCTCTATGGCGGCTACTTCGCACGCGCCCTAGCCTTTCCGGATCGCGTCGAGTCGCCGCCGCGCTTGGCCGGCAGTGGCCCGCGCGCCGCGCTCGCGGCAGCCTGGACCGCCGGCTTTCTCGAGAACATCGACGCCGCGATCGCCGTCATTGCGGAGGCCGAGCGGCGCTTTCCGGACGACCCAACCCTGCCGGCGGTGCGGGCGCAGCTTGCCCTGCTGCTCGACGACCGTGAACAGGTTCACGAGGCGATCGAACGAGCGCTCGCCCTTGATCCGGAGGAGCCTACCGCACTCGAGGCGCGCGCCAACTACCGGGCGGGCATTGAGGGCGACCTCGACGGCGCGTTGGCCGACCTTCAGAACGCCGCAGAAATCTCCCCTGGCACGACGTCGATCTGGAACGCGATGGGGATCGTCGAGATGACGCGCGGAGCGGAGCGCGAGGCGGAAGCAGCCTTGCGCCGCGCCATCGCCCTCGATCCGCACGATCCTGTGACGCGGGCCAATCTCGCCATCCTGCTGCTCGATCAGGACCGCATCGAAGAGGCCCGTCAGGAGATCGACGAGGCCTTCGCCAACGATCCTTCCTTCGATGTCGGGCTGGTGGCGCGTGGCCGCTATCACCTGCAGGCCGGCAACCGCACGAAGGCCGTCGAAGACCTGCTTGCCGCCTCGACCGCGAACCCCGCCTATTCCCAGGCCCTGCTGCTGCTTGCGGCCGCCCATTTCGAGAACGGTAACCGCGAGGCCGGCGAGCAGGCACTCGAAAACGCGGAGCGTCTCGATCCCAACGACCCCGTCACCTCGATGCTGGCGACCGCCATCGCCATAGATGGTTATCAGTCCGACCGGGCAATCGCGGAGGCGCAGAAGGCGCTCGCGCGCTCCAAGGCGCGCGGCGGCCATTTCGCCTCACCGCGCGCCAACCGTGACGCCGGCTCGTTGCTCAACAGCGCCTTCCGGTTGCAGGGACTCGATGCCTGGGGCCGCTACTACGGCGATGCCGTCTTCGATCCTTTCGCGGGCGCCTCGCTTGTCGACCAGGCGGTTGCCGGAACTGTCAACCCTTTCGCGAGCGATCTGCGCTTCGGCGACGGCCCGGTCGAGCCGGCCCCGGGAGCCTACGCTTTCTCCTCACTCTTTCAGGGCCTGATGATGGCGCCCGAGATCCTGTCGGGCCGTTCGCTTTCGACCAACCTCCTGCGCCGCCCGTTCATCGAGGGCGCGATCGGCGGCGGCTACGCCGACAATGCCGGCGAGCCCGGCTGGCTCGGCACGTTCGAGGTCCAGTCCTTCACCACGACCCCGGTCCCCTGGAGCCTCTACGCCAATATCGAGGTCAGCGATAATGACGAGTTCCGCGAACGGTTCGCACCGGGCACGGATGTGCCCTATGTCGGCTTCGGCTATGAAGACCGCATCGCCAAGGGCACCGCTTATCTGACCGCGCGGCCGACGCCTTACGATCGGGTGGTGACTTTCCTCGACTACCGCGACCGCCGCGAAAGCCTGCTCGATGCGCTCGTGCTCGTAGACAGCCCCTTCCTTCCCTTTGACGCGATCGCTTATGACCGCAGGCTCGAAACCGAGGCGGTCACTGGCGGTATAGGCTGGAGTCACACCCTCGGCTACCGCAATGTCTTCAATGCTGCCGTCTTTGGCGCTCACCTTGACCAGACGAGCAGGGAAGCAGCCGATCTCGCGCTGTTGCCGTTCATTATCGGCACGCGCGAACTGGCCGCCTCGACCGCACAGGACACTTATCTCGCGGCTATCAACCACACCTATGGTCACGAGGATCTGACCTGGCGCTACGGTATCGAAGGCGGCTCTCTCCGCCAGCGGCGCGTCGAAGTCGACACGGAGGAATTGATTTTCCTCCCGCCAGTGACCACGATCGAAAGCCGTGAACTCGATCTGCGCTTCGGCCGCGCCTATGTCGACCTGGTTCACGAGCCGCGGCCTGACCTGAAGCTTGAGGCAGCACTGTTCGCAACGTTGCTCGACGGTGCGCTTGAAATTCAACGGCTCGAGCCGCGTTTCGGCGTCGCCTGGGCGCCCACCGACGGACATTGGCTGCGCGCAGGCTTCCTGCGCGAAACCGAGGCTGCAAGCACCCTCACCCTGGCGCCGATCGGCCTCCTCGGCCTGCAGGCCGGCAATCCCGCTCTCGACATCGGCGGCTATTCAGACACGATCGCACTGCGCTGGGACGCCGAATGGCACCCGCGCATTTTCACCACGATCGATTACCAGCACCAGGAACTGCACGGTCTCTCCATTCCCGTACCGGGCAGCATCGTCCCGATTGATGCGGCCGACGGGTTCGACCGCGGCCGCATCGATCGCGTCGCCGCCACCGCAAATGTCCACCTGGGCGCCGGCTTTGGCCTCTTTGGCACCGTCGCCTGGACAGACAGCAGCAACGAGACGCCCGGCGGCCCGGCCGGGCCGCTGCCTTTCGTGCCGACCTATGCGGCCCGCACCGGCATCACCTACGTCCATCCCGCCAACGTGAAAGCAACGATCGCGGCGAGCTATGTCGGCGAGCGCGTTGGTGATGCAGCCGGCACGGTTCTGGACGGCTACTGGACAACGGACGCCTTCCTCACCTGGGAAGGCCTCGACAAACGCTTCGTGCTCGAACTTGCCGGCTACAATCTTTTCGACGAAAGCTTTGAGGTGGCGACCAGCCTGCCAGGTTGGGGTCGGACTTTCGTCGGGACATTCAAGGTCCGCTTCTGA
- a CDS encoding TRAP transporter large permease, whose protein sequence is MDWSLILLLMLGGLVALLAAGLPVAFAFIAVNLAGAFLILGGEIGLVQMARNSVQSITSFQLTPIPLFILMGEILFQTRVAHRAIDAVDRVVTRIPGRLSIVTVFAGTIFAALSGSTIANTAMLGSTLLPSMLKRGYHPTLAMGPIMASGAIAMLIPPSALAVLVGSLAGISIAGLLVAGILPALLLSAAFVAIIVVSSLLKPDLAPQDTLPPMSAWERWKPFVTHVLPLSGIFVVVIGSLLAGLATPTESAALGCIAAVIAGLGYRSLTVKNLSVAVMETVKLSVMILFIIAASQTFSQILSFSGATNGLISLIKTLDLSTVEILLGMILILLFLGCFVDQVSMLMVTVPVFVPLARAVGIDEMVLGVMYLLTMEIALLTPPFGLLLFVMQGVAPDWIRMRHIYAAVTPFVVVKLLVLVLVLMFPALGTWLPAQLGR, encoded by the coding sequence ATGGATTGGTCGCTAATCCTGCTTTTGATGCTCGGCGGCCTCGTTGCGCTGCTGGCCGCCGGCTTGCCCGTCGCCTTCGCTTTCATCGCCGTCAACTTGGCCGGGGCCTTTCTCATCCTCGGGGGCGAGATTGGCCTTGTGCAGATGGCGCGCAATTCGGTCCAGTCGATCACCAGCTTCCAGCTGACGCCGATTCCCCTCTTCATCCTGATGGGCGAGATCCTGTTCCAGACCCGCGTCGCCCATCGCGCCATCGACGCGGTCGACCGGGTCGTCACCAGGATTCCCGGACGGCTTTCGATCGTTACTGTCTTCGCCGGCACCATCTTCGCTGCCCTGTCAGGCTCGACGATCGCCAACACGGCAATGCTCGGCTCCACATTACTGCCTTCCATGCTCAAGCGAGGCTATCACCCGACGCTGGCGATGGGACCGATCATGGCCTCTGGCGCGATCGCCATGCTGATCCCGCCATCGGCGCTGGCTGTCCTGGTCGGCAGTCTCGCCGGCATCTCGATCGCCGGGCTGCTGGTCGCGGGCATCCTGCCGGCGCTGCTGCTCTCGGCGGCCTTCGTCGCCATTATCGTCGTCTCCTCGCTTCTTAAACCCGACCTCGCGCCCCAGGACACGCTGCCGCCGATGTCGGCGTGGGAACGCTGGAAGCCGTTTGTCACCCACGTCCTGCCGCTTTCCGGCATATTCGTGGTGGTGATCGGCAGCCTGCTCGCCGGGCTCGCGACGCCGACTGAATCGGCCGCGCTTGGCTGCATCGCCGCGGTTATCGCCGGACTCGGCTACCGCTCGCTGACCGTGAAAAATCTCTCGGTGGCGGTGATGGAGACGGTGAAGCTGTCGGTGATGATCCTGTTCATCATCGCCGCCAGCCAGACCTTCAGCCAGATCCTGTCGTTCAGCGGCGCGACCAACGGCCTGATCAGCCTGATCAAGACGCTCGACTTGTCCACGGTCGAGATCCTGCTCGGCATGATCCTGATCCTGCTGTTCCTCGGCTGCTTCGTCGACCAGGTGAGCATGCTGATGGTGACGGTGCCGGTCTTCGTGCCGCTGGCACGCGCGGTCGGCATCGACGAGATGGTGCTCGGCGTGATGTACCTCCTGACCATGGAAATCGCGCTGCTAACCCCGCCGTTCGGCCTCCTGCTTTTCGTCATGCAGGGCGTCGCGCCGGACTGGATCCGGATGCGGCATATCTACGCCGCCGTGACTCCTTTCGTGGTGGTCAAGCTGCTGGTCCTGGTGCTGGTGCTGATGTTCCCGGCCCTCGGCACCTGGCTGCCAGCGCAGCTCGGGCGTTGA
- a CDS encoding MarR family winged helix-turn-helix transcriptional regulator: MTATEKTIRDEQVRAEQSATANGRRTVLENILPYLINRLTFRMNRLLNEDLRARGLSMSHWRVLAVLDSAKYATVNDLAAYAMIEQSTLSRLVMRMEEQGLVRRERTEPDGRIVNVSMTCEGRITFEKVLAVSLAHSERVVMGFSSNEKAALKKAVRRMTRNLDAYRIGSDGSVVEDQA, encoded by the coding sequence ATGACGGCAACCGAAAAGACAATCCGCGACGAACAGGTCCGTGCCGAACAGTCTGCCACGGCCAACGGCCGCAGGACGGTACTCGAGAACATCCTCCCGTACCTCATCAATCGCCTTACGTTTCGCATGAACCGTCTGCTCAACGAGGACTTGCGGGCCCGCGGCCTCAGCATGTCGCACTGGCGCGTGCTGGCTGTCCTGGATTCGGCCAAGTACGCGACAGTCAACGACCTGGCGGCCTATGCGATGATCGAGCAATCGACGCTCAGCCGCTTGGTCATGCGTATGGAAGAACAGGGACTGGTGCGTCGCGAGCGAACGGAACCCGACGGCCGAATCGTCAACGTGTCCATGACCTGTGAAGGCCGCATAACCTTTGAAAAGGTGCTCGCGGTGAGCCTGGCCCATTCCGAACGTGTCGTCATGGGCTTTTCCAGCAATGAGAAGGCCGCGCTCAAAAAGGCGGTCCGCCGCATGACCCGGAATCTCGACGCTTACCGTATCGGGTCCGACGGAAGCGTCGTCGAGGACCAAGCATAA
- a CDS encoding adenylate/guanylate cyclase domain-containing protein → MGSDFRRDIQGPLLMDVPRGPRVGSAGRSRFVVIAAILALAIAALSSQTAPWRLLEARAFDFLSTTLPPARPAEGPLIIAIDEPSFAEIGLQWPWPRSLHAQLIAALRNAGVRAIGVDIIFAEPSDPAADSALAGAIGPDIVLAADETLIEGPHADQLVRVEPLPALLVNGGRPGVSSIVLDGDGTLRRIPAYDDGFARQLLEIAGNVPGVHPPAGALIQAYGPARSYDTVSYYQALVPSEFLPPGHLAGRVVIIGLSLQSAPTVEAGGADAYATSFTPRTGRLVSGAEIQATIFDNLAAGSFIRSASLLVTLTAIAAATLASALLVWHGTGWQTIAAGAATVLFIAAAGFIAIRVGRLHVPTLAPGFAFVTVASAVGARDFAAERRLRRFIAHAFSQYLDPAQVRRLAADPSGLKLGGERKTLTVLFSDVRGFTTIAESMKHDPERLTGLINRLLDPLSEAILAHGGTIDKYMGDAVMAFWNAPLDDPDHALHAVQAAIAMVAAIEPLNAELAREGLGDDLRFKIGVGINSGDCIVGNMGSRRRFDYTAIGDAVNLASRLEGQTKEHGVSILLGEETAALIHHNVPLVEVASIRVKGKTEAVTVYTIGGV, encoded by the coding sequence TTGGGGTCGGACTTTCGTCGGGACATTCAAGGTCCGCTTCTGATGGACGTTCCCCGTGGCCCGCGTGTCGGCTCTGCCGGACGCAGCCGCTTTGTGGTTATTGCCGCCATCCTGGCTTTGGCGATCGCGGCGCTGTCTTCCCAGACCGCGCCGTGGCGATTGCTGGAAGCGAGAGCTTTCGATTTCCTGTCAACCACCCTCCCGCCGGCGCGGCCGGCGGAGGGCCCTCTCATCATCGCCATCGACGAACCGTCTTTTGCAGAGATCGGCCTGCAATGGCCCTGGCCGCGCAGCCTTCACGCCCAACTCATCGCCGCGTTACGCAATGCGGGCGTACGGGCGATCGGTGTGGACATCATTTTTGCTGAGCCGTCCGATCCTGCGGCAGATAGTGCCTTGGCCGGGGCGATCGGGCCCGACATCGTGCTCGCTGCCGACGAGACCCTGATCGAGGGCCCCCATGCCGACCAGCTGGTGCGGGTCGAACCGCTGCCTGCGCTTCTGGTAAACGGTGGACGCCCCGGTGTGTCGTCAATCGTGCTCGATGGAGACGGCACGCTTCGCCGTATCCCCGCCTATGATGACGGCTTCGCCCGCCAACTGCTGGAAATCGCGGGTAATGTACCGGGCGTCCACCCTCCTGCCGGTGCCCTGATACAGGCCTACGGGCCGGCGCGCAGCTACGATACGGTTTCCTACTACCAGGCGCTTGTCCCTAGCGAGTTTCTGCCACCCGGCCACCTCGCCGGACGTGTGGTGATCATCGGGCTGTCGTTGCAATCGGCGCCTACCGTCGAAGCCGGCGGCGCGGACGCCTACGCGACTTCGTTCACCCCTCGGACCGGCCGGCTCGTCTCCGGGGCCGAGATTCAGGCGACCATCTTTGATAACCTTGCTGCGGGAAGCTTCATTCGTTCGGCATCGCTTCTGGTAACGCTCACGGCCATCGCTGCCGCGACCCTGGCCTCGGCTCTGCTCGTCTGGCATGGGACCGGCTGGCAGACCATCGCCGCCGGCGCGGCGACGGTGTTGTTTATTGCAGCGGCGGGGTTCATTGCCATCCGCGTCGGCCGGCTGCACGTTCCCACTCTGGCTCCAGGATTTGCCTTTGTGACGGTCGCGAGCGCAGTCGGAGCCCGCGACTTCGCAGCCGAGCGCCGCTTGCGGCGCTTCATCGCCCACGCCTTCTCGCAATATCTCGACCCGGCCCAGGTACGACGATTGGCGGCGGACCCATCCGGACTCAAGCTCGGCGGCGAGCGCAAGACCCTGACCGTGCTTTTTTCAGACGTGCGCGGCTTTACCACCATCGCCGAAAGCATGAAGCATGATCCAGAGCGGCTGACCGGGCTGATCAACAGGCTGCTGGACCCCCTGTCCGAGGCCATCCTCGCCCATGGTGGCACCATCGACAAATATATGGGTGACGCCGTCATGGCGTTCTGGAACGCACCACTCGACGATCCCGATCATGCCCTGCATGCGGTCCAGGCCGCGATCGCCATGGTCGCCGCCATCGAGCCTCTCAACGCCGAACTGGCAAGAGAGGGCCTCGGCGACGATCTTCGCTTCAAGATCGGCGTGGGCATCAACTCGGGCGACTGCATCGTCGGCAATATGGGCTCACGGCGGCGCTTCGATTACACCGCCATCGGCGACGCAGTGAACCTTGCCTCCCGGCTCGAAGGCCAGACCAAGGAACACGGAGTTTCTATTCTGCTCGGGGAGGAGACGGCCGCGCTCATCCATCACAACGTACCGTTGGTCGAGGTTGCCAGCATCCGCGTCAAGGGCAAGACCGAGGCCGTGACTGTCTACACCATCGGCGGCGTCTGA
- the dctP gene encoding TRAP transporter substrate-binding protein DctP, which yields MKKTIALGALFAFAATAASAEEVTLKAASAFAAGTAFARPFEAFVDWINENGKGVLQINVVGGPEAVPPFELGNAVSTGVVDLASNTAAFYTNLLPEGDALKLATNTIQDQRANGCYDIIDEMHQSKMNVKYLARTGDNINFHLYLTKPIDKPDLNGLTIRTTPVYQAMFNALGANLVRTAPGEVYTALERGTIDGYGWPIQGVLDLGWDEQTKYRVDPGFYQVDVNVIVNLDKWNGLGDEQKALLEQAAEWIEAKNAENLEINAKEAAAQSDAGIEVIAFEGEARDAWLNAAQNEGWAAIAAINAEAAEKLRACF from the coding sequence ATGAAAAAGACAATTGCACTGGGAGCCTTGTTCGCGTTCGCCGCGACAGCGGCATCGGCGGAGGAAGTTACGCTCAAGGCGGCGAGCGCCTTTGCCGCCGGAACGGCCTTCGCACGGCCGTTCGAGGCCTTCGTTGACTGGATCAATGAAAACGGCAAAGGCGTGCTGCAGATCAACGTGGTCGGCGGGCCGGAAGCGGTGCCGCCGTTCGAACTCGGCAATGCCGTGTCCACCGGCGTGGTCGATCTCGCCAGCAACACCGCCGCCTTCTACACCAACCTGCTGCCTGAGGGCGACGCGCTGAAGCTCGCAACAAATACGATACAGGATCAGCGCGCCAATGGTTGTTACGACATTATCGACGAAATGCACCAGTCGAAGATGAATGTGAAATACCTCGCGCGCACCGGCGACAACATCAACTTCCACCTCTACCTGACCAAGCCGATCGACAAGCCCGACCTGAACGGGCTGACCATCCGCACCACTCCGGTCTACCAGGCAATGTTCAACGCACTCGGCGCCAACCTGGTGCGCACCGCTCCGGGCGAGGTCTACACCGCGCTTGAGCGTGGCACGATCGACGGCTACGGCTGGCCGATCCAGGGCGTGCTTGACCTCGGCTGGGACGAGCAGACCAAATATCGGGTCGATCCCGGCTTCTACCAGGTCGACGTCAACGTGATCGTCAATCTCGACAAGTGGAACGGGCTCGGCGACGAACAGAAGGCGCTTCTTGAACAGGCAGCCGAATGGATCGAGGCCAAGAATGCCGAAAACCTCGAAATCAACGCCAAGGAAGCCGCCGCCCAGTCCGACGCCGGCATCGAGGTGATCGCGTTCGAGGGCGAGGCTCGCGACGCCTGGCTGAACGCCGCCCAAAACGAAGGCTGGGCAGCCATCGCGGCGATCAATGCCGAGGCGGCCGAAAAGCTGCGCGCCTGCTTCTGA
- a CDS encoding IclR family transcriptional regulator domain-containing protein: MTGFGGENLSERDISLTFAKGLTVLKVFDSERSHLTLPQIAKETGLDRAIVRRLVLTLVHLGYVQQQDRVFSLTPRILVLAGGFLQARRFGRTIEPLLRSFSGQISESISMAMIDGHDAVYVAHAGVDTRSVSIGFTVGSRAPLLQTAIGRALVAAAPPEVAAQMIAHASLRRFTELSMLDRGEIALAIAETKARGYAHVDGEFEAGVAAVAVPVRSEAGEVASLGISCNRELLRDEAHLRQCVDALRECGKVVASLL; this comes from the coding sequence ATGACGGGCTTTGGCGGAGAAAATCTCAGCGAGCGGGACATCTCGCTGACGTTCGCCAAGGGCCTGACGGTGCTGAAGGTCTTCGACAGCGAGCGCAGCCATCTGACGCTGCCTCAAATCGCCAAGGAGACGGGGCTTGATCGGGCGATCGTGCGCCGACTGGTGCTGACCCTCGTTCATCTCGGCTATGTCCAGCAGCAGGATCGCGTCTTTTCGCTGACGCCGCGCATTCTCGTGCTGGCCGGCGGCTTCCTGCAGGCGCGTCGCTTCGGCAGGACGATCGAACCGCTCTTGCGGAGCTTTTCCGGGCAGATATCGGAATCCATCTCGATGGCGATGATCGATGGGCATGATGCCGTCTATGTTGCTCATGCCGGGGTCGACACGCGCTCGGTGAGCATCGGTTTCACAGTGGGTAGCCGGGCTCCACTGCTGCAGACGGCGATCGGCCGTGCACTGGTCGCGGCCGCCCCTCCCGAGGTCGCCGCGCAGATGATCGCGCATGCGTCGCTCCGGCGCTTCACAGAACTCAGCATGCTCGACCGAGGCGAGATCGCGCTTGCCATCGCCGAAACTAAGGCGAGGGGCTACGCTCATGTCGACGGCGAATTCGAGGCCGGCGTCGCTGCGGTCGCGGTGCCAGTGCGCTCTGAGGCCGGAGAGGTCGCCTCCCTGGGCATCTCGTGCAATCGCGAGTTGTTACGGGACGAAGCGCATCTAAGGCAATGTGTCGATGCCTTGCGCGAATGCGGGAAGGTTGTTGCGAGCTTGCTCTAG